Proteins encoded by one window of Vitis vinifera cultivar Pinot Noir 40024 chromosome 10, ASM3070453v1:
- the LOC100244549 gene encoding dof zinc finger protein DOF1.5: MANQVHAAQDAPGIKLFGATIALHGGEVKEEANNKGDHKEEKRPEKIIPCPRCKSMETKFCYFNNYNVNQPRHFCKGCQRYWTAGGALRNVPVGAGRRKSKPPCRGVAGFLESCLFDASAGVHQFDLEGVVVEEWHMGGFRHAFPAKRRRSSSSGGQTC, from the coding sequence ATGGCAAACCAGGTCCATGCCGCCCAGGATGCGCCAGGAATCAAGCTGTTTGGGGCAACGATTGCGTTGCATGGGGGAGAGGTAAAGGAGGAAGCGAATAACAAAGGTGATCACAAGGAAGAAAAGAGGCCTGAAAAGATCATACCATGCCCAAGATGCAAGAGCATGGAGACCAAATTTTGTTACTTCAATAATTATAATGTTAACCAGCCTCGTCACTTCTGCAAGGGTTGCCAGAGGTACTGGACCGCCGGTGGAGCCCTGAGGAACGTGCCCGTCGGAGCTGGTCGCCGGAAAAGTAAGCCGCCCTGTCGTGGTGTGGCCGGGTTCTTGGAGAGTTGCTTGTTTGATGCTTCAGCTGGGGTGCACCAGTTTGACCTCGAAGGCGTTGTGGTCGAGGAGTGGCACATGGGTGGTTTCCGGCATGCTTTCCCGGCTAAGAGGCGTAGGAGCAGCTCATCGGGAGGTCAAACTTGTTga